A window of Variovorax paradoxus genomic DNA:
AAGAGCTTGTATTCGAGGGTGTCGATCGACTTGGCGGTGGCCATGGCTTGGGTGTCCCTGGTTTCAGGCCGGATCGCGCACATCGGCCACGGGCTTGGCGCCGAAGTCTTCGCGCGCCAGGTAGCCCAGCACCTTCGTGGCGGCGGCGGCCGGGCTGTCGAGCATGCCTTCGTTCTTCATCTTCTCGAAGCGCGTGCGGTCCGGGAACTTGTCGGCCGAGGCGCCGCGCAGCTGCACCTGCATGTCGGTGTCGATCACGCCGGGCGCGAGCGAGACGATGCGCGCGCCGTTCGGCGCATTCGCTTCCTCGAGCGCCACGGCGCGCGAGAAGTGGTCCATGCCCGCCTTGGCCGCGCAGTAGGGCGCCTGGCTGCCCATCGCGTTGCGGCCCAGGCCCGACGAGATGTTGAGCACCTTGCGCGTGCCGCGCCATTCGCGCGTCGCGCCCAGGAACGCGGCCGTGATCAGCATCGGCGCTTCCAGGCCGATGCGCAGCGCCAGCGACAGCTCGGCTTCCACGGCGCGCGAC
This region includes:
- a CDS encoding SDR family NAD(P)-dependent oxidoreductase yields the protein MSISHLTLITGASRGLGRAMAEQLLQAGHTVLGISRKQSPELAEAAKAAGAELVQWEQDLSDPVAASERVSAWLKTVDAQRFDSVTLINNAGTVGNPAPLSRAVEAELSLALRIGLEAPMLITAAFLGATREWRGTRKVLNISSGLGRNAMGSQAPYCAAKAGMDHFSRAVALEEANAPNGARIVSLAPGVIDTDMQVQLRGASADKFPDRTRFEKMKNEGMLDSPAAAATKVLGYLAREDFGAKPVADVRDPA